A stretch of the Lepidochelys kempii isolate rLepKem1 chromosome 15, rLepKem1.hap2, whole genome shotgun sequence genome encodes the following:
- the LOC140898574 gene encoding apelin receptor B-like: MEEAAAEALGGEPYYYYGEANESGPGAQCEWPADWEVSFSLLPVLYMLVFVLGLSGNGLVIFTVWRGPRAKRRSADAYIGHLALADLAFVVTLPLWAAYTALRFHWPFGSALCKLSSYLVLLNMFASAFCLGCLSFQRYLAVARPLPRPRPPRPRAAARLPLAALWLLAGLLALPALLLRDAQPGAPGNLTVCDMDFSGVASPQAERYWRGALGLGTTALGFLLPLLLMTLFYCGIGATVSRHFQHLRKAQEKRRLLRTIATLVAVFALCWLPFHLLKGLYVLSELELLDLPCAFLGLVALLHPYATCLAYINSCLNPFLYAFFDLRFRAQCRLLLGLRPALRGPAGSGSGSSTLSAQTQKSELHSLATKV, encoded by the coding sequence atggaggaggcggcggcggaggCGCTGGGCGGCGAGCCCTACTATTACTACGGGGAGGCGAACGAGAGCGGGCCGGGCGCGCAGTGCGAGTGGCCGGCGGACTGGGAggtctccttctcgctgctgccCGTGCTTTACATGCTGGTCTTCGTGCTGGGGCTGTCGGGCAACGGGCTGGTGATCTTCACCGTGTGGCGGGGCCCGCGGGCCAAGCGCCGCTCCGCCGACGCCTACATCGGCCACCTGGCGCTGGCCGACCTGGCCTTCGTGGTGACCCTGCCGCTGTGGGCCGCCTACACGGCGCTGCGCTTCCACTGGCCCTTCGGCTCGGCGCTGTGCAAGCTCAGCAGCTACCTGGTGCTGCTCAACATGTTCGCCTCCGCCTTCTGCCTGGGCTGCCTGAGCTTCCAGCGCTACCTGGCCGTCGCGCGCCCGCTGCCGCGCCCGCGGCCCCCGCGCCCCCGCGCCGCCGCGCGGCTGCCGCTGGCCGCGCTCTGGCTGCTGGCCGGCCTGCTGGCCCTGCCCGCCCTGCTGCTGCGCGACGCGCAGCCCGGCGCGCCCGGCAACCTCACCGTCTGCGACATGGACTTCAGCGGCGTGGCCAGCCCGCAGGCCGAGCGCTACTGGCGGGGCGCGCTGGGCCTGGGCACCACGGCGCTGGGCTtcctgctgccgctgctgctcaTGACCCTCTTCTACTGCGGCATCGGCGCCACCGTCAGCCGCCACTTCCAGCACCTGCGCAAGGCGCAGGAGAAGCGGCGGCTGCTGCGCACCATCGCCACGCTGGTGGCGGTGTTcgccctctgctggctgcccttccaCCTGCTCAAGGGCCTCTACGTGCTCAGCGAGCTGGAGCTGCTGGACCTGCCCTGCGCCTTCCTCGGCCTCGTCGCGCTGCTGCACCCCTACGCCACCTGCCTGGCCTACATCAACAGCTGCCTCAACCCCTTCCTCTACGCCTTCTTCGACCTGCGCTTCCGCGCGCAGTGCCGCCTGCTGCTGGGGCTGCGCCCGGCGCTGCGCGGCCCggccggctccggctccggctcctccACGCTCAGCGCCCAGACGCAGAAATCCGAGCTCCACTCCCTGGCCACCAAGGTGTAG